ACGTCCTCGGCGTAGAAACCGCATCCGACGCAGATCAGGAAGAAGACCATCATGACCGGCACCGCGATCACGACCTCGACGGTCGAGATGCCTGCCTCTCCGCGCTCACGCCGCGCTCTAGCCGTTCGGGCCGACACACGCACCCGCCTGGGTGTAGTAGCACTCGACCGGGCCCTGACTGGCGGCGTCGAGATGGAACTGCCAGTCCGGCACCACGGAGACGATCGAGAACGAGACCTCCATGCCGACCTCCGGATACGCGCCGCGGGTGACCGGGATCGGCGTCGCCTGCAGCGAACCGTCCGAGACCAGTCCGCCGATGAGCTGGTTCACCCACGTCTTCGCGTCCTTCTCGGCGGGTACCTGCCAGGTTTTGGGATTGGCCGCCGCCTGCTCCCGCGCCGTACGAGCCCCTTCCTGGGCAGCCGTCTGCGCCACATGGCGGGCGAACATGGCCAGCCCGAACTGAACCGAGCCGAACATGAACAGGAACAGGAGCGGGGTCCACAGCACGAACTCGATGGCCGTGGCCCCCGACTCCTTGTCCTGCCTGTTCCGGCGAGCGGAACGGGGCGTTGCCTTCATGGCGTACTCGACGTCAATTACCGGGGCCGACACCGGCGCAGGCGGCACCCGGGGCGGCGCCCTTGCCCGTGCCGTTGATCTGGTCGCAGACCTGCTGGCCCTTGGCCTCCAGGGTGGTCAGCAACCAGAAGCCGACCGCGACCACGATGGCGACCACGATGGCCGAGATGATCACCCACTCGACCGCGGATGCACCGCGTTCGGACTCCTCGGATCTCGCCCTCGCGTAGCGCGCCGTGAATGAGACGCGTAGGTACTGCAGCGCCGGGCCGAACACCGTGTTCATGGCAGTGCTCCCTTCTTCGGACTTGCTACCTGAGGCCCGAGATCTGCATGATCGCCGGGAAGATCAAATAGATGAGAAAGCCGGTGCACAGCAGCAGCTGCGCCACCAGCATCGACTGCGACTGCTGGCCCGCCTTGCCCTCGATCTCCGCCAGTTCCCGGCGCCGCATGGTCTCGGCCCGGGAGGCGAGGGATTGGCGGATCTTGGCGCCGTCGTCCGCGGTGAGCGCGATCGCGTGTCCGAGGTCGACGAGTTCTTCGACACCGAGCGTGTCGCCGAGCGCGCTCAGCGCCGCCCATTGGGTCTGGCCGGAGAGCCGCGCGGCGGTCAGCGCGTCGCGGATGCGGCGCACCGCCCAGCTGTTGCTGATCTCCGCCGCCGACATGATGGCCTCGGGCAGGCCGCGGCCGCCGGAGAGGTTCATCGACACCAGATCGAGGAACGCGGTGACCACCCGGCGGAAGTCCGCACGCCGTTCCTTGGCATCGCGGCGCACCTCCAGGTCAGGCAGGACGAAGAACAATGCCGCACAGCAGAGCGCGAGCCACACCGGGACCAGGGCACTGAGGTGGAAGCCGACGAGCCAGAGCGCGACGAAGAACAGCGGCGGCAGGAAGAACCCGACCGCGGCGAGCCCGAGCTTGGTCGTCAGGAAGGCTTCCCAGCCGCGGTCCAGAATCGCCAGGTCGGCCCGCAGGGACCGCATCTGCCAGCCCTGACTCGCGTAGAACTCGGCCGCCTTCCGGCCGATCA
This genomic window from Actinospica robiniae DSM 44927 contains:
- a CDS encoding TadE/TadG family type IV pilus assembly protein, translating into MKATPRSARRNRQDKESGATAIEFVLWTPLLFLFMFGSVQFGLAMFARHVAQTAAQEGARTAREQAAANPKTWQVPAEKDAKTWVNQLIGGLVSDGSLQATPIPVTRGAYPEVGMEVSFSIVSVVPDWQFHLDAASQGPVECYYTQAGACVGPNG
- a CDS encoding type II secretion system F family protein; protein product: MEIALGALVGLGVFLLIRALIPSRPSAAVTVAQIDALRELGPHSAERRERAESVRELIGRKAAEFYASQGWQMRSLRADLAILDRGWEAFLTTKLGLAAVGFFLPPLFFVALWLVGFHLSALVPVWLALCCAALFFVLPDLEVRRDAKERRADFRRVVTAFLDLVSMNLSGGRGLPEAIMSAAEISNSWAVRRIRDALTAARLSGQTQWAALSALGDTLGVEELVDLGHAIALTADDGAKIRQSLASRAETMRRRELAEIEGKAGQQSQSMLVAQLLLCTGFLIYLIFPAIMQISGLR